Proteins encoded within one genomic window of Deinococcus depolymerans:
- a CDS encoding dienelactone hydrolase, with translation MNPPRLLLSLALLTLPAAHAQTTPAPPASPLPAPLSTSLTVPGDLRPDAPELAARGQYAVGVRTLNLVNPGQQDIVNARDGVVPTYDRPLTVEVWYPTAGRSGSGLTTYSDVLGSAPDKPFLTRGRANRAAPPLKGEAFPLVILSHGYAGSRVLMTYLAENLASKGYVVVAIDHTDSTHGNRAAFASTLLNRALDDNFVISEMARLGAAGSGSPLSGVVDADRTAIVGYSMGGYGALNAAGAGYGPQMAPLVPGKGFAARQAGNYQVDPRIKAVVAFAPWGGDAAVRGIGVNFGGKYGFWEDAGLQNLKVPTLFVVGDRDDVSHYEGGVKPLFENAVNAERYMLVYQNALHNVAPNPAPAESFASFGDYMHYAEPAWDSARLNNINQHFVTAFLNLKLKGDQSAAEYLNVPVPVSNNAKYSRNADGTPRADDTYWKGFKDRTARGLELYHLMPKQ, from the coding sequence ATGAACCCACCCCGCCTGCTCCTGTCCCTTGCCCTGCTGACCCTGCCCGCCGCGCACGCCCAGACCACCCCGGCCCCGCCCGCCTCGCCGCTGCCCGCGCCGCTCAGCACCTCCCTGACGGTTCCCGGTGACCTGCGCCCCGACGCGCCCGAACTTGCCGCGCGCGGCCAGTACGCCGTGGGCGTGCGCACCCTGAACCTCGTCAACCCCGGCCAGCAGGACATCGTGAATGCCAGGGACGGCGTCGTGCCCACCTACGACCGCCCCCTGACCGTCGAAGTCTGGTACCCCACCGCCGGCCGCAGCGGCAGCGGCCTGACCACCTACAGCGACGTGCTGGGCAGCGCCCCCGACAAACCCTTCCTGACGCGCGGCCGCGCCAACCGCGCCGCCCCCCCCCTGAAGGGAGAGGCCTTCCCGCTCGTGATCCTCTCGCACGGGTACGCCGGCAGCCGCGTCCTGATGACCTACCTCGCCGAGAACCTCGCCAGCAAGGGCTACGTCGTGGTGGCCATCGACCACACCGACAGCACCCACGGCAACCGCGCCGCCTTCGCCAGCACCCTGCTGAACCGCGCGCTGGACGACAACTTCGTCATCAGCGAGATGGCCCGCCTGGGCGCGGCGGGCAGCGGCTCGCCCCTCAGCGGCGTCGTGGACGCCGACCGGACCGCCATCGTCGGGTACTCCATGGGCGGGTACGGCGCCCTGAACGCCGCCGGCGCCGGGTACGGCCCGCAGATGGCGCCCCTGGTTCCCGGCAAGGGCTTCGCCGCGCGTCAGGCCGGGAACTACCAGGTGGACCCGCGCATCAAGGCCGTCGTCGCCTTCGCTCCCTGGGGCGGGGACGCCGCCGTGCGCGGCATCGGCGTGAACTTCGGCGGCAAGTACGGCTTCTGGGAGGACGCCGGCCTGCAGAACCTCAAGGTGCCCACCCTGTTCGTCGTGGGCGACCGCGACGACGTGTCCCACTACGAGGGCGGTGTCAAACCCCTGTTCGAGAACGCCGTGAACGCCGAACGCTACATGCTGGTGTACCAGAACGCCCTGCACAACGTCGCGCCGAACCCCGCGCCCGCCGAATCCTTCGCCTCCTTCGGTGATTACATGCACTACGCCGAACCCGCCTGGGACAGCGCCCGCCTGAACAACATCAACCAGCACTTCGTGACGGCGTTCCTGAACCTGAAACTCAAGGGCGACCAGAGCGCCGCCGAGTACCTGAACGTGCCGGTCCCCGTCTCCAACAACGCGAAGTACAGCCGCAACGCCGACGGCACCCCCAGGGCCGACGACACCTACTGGAAAGGCTTCAAGGACCGCACCGCGCGCGGCCTGGAGCTGTACCACCTGATGCCCAAACAGTAA
- a CDS encoding YbaN family protein has protein sequence MSRSPSPTPARPLWVALGFVLCGLGVLGLLLPGFPGTVWFILAATCFSRGDPRWEAWLLSRPVVGDLIRDYRAGLGMPRRAKWAACLCITLAVGFSVGRIPVLAGQVAWVLVGLAGVLFITRRVPTRPDGRSGA, from the coding sequence ATGTCCCGCTCTCCTTCCCCCACCCCGGCGCGGCCCCTGTGGGTCGCGCTGGGCTTCGTGCTCTGCGGCCTGGGCGTGCTGGGCCTGCTCCTGCCGGGCTTTCCAGGGACGGTGTGGTTCATCCTGGCGGCCACCTGCTTTTCACGCGGCGATCCGCGCTGGGAGGCGTGGCTGCTGTCCCGGCCGGTCGTGGGCGACCTGATCCGCGACTACCGCGCCGGCCTGGGCATGCCGCGGCGTGCCAAGTGGGCCGCGTGCCTGTGCATCACGCTGGCGGTGGGGTTCAGCGTGGGCCGCATTCCGGTGCTGGCGGGGCAGGTCGCCTGGGTGCTGGTGGGGCTGGCGGGCGTGCTGTTCATCACGCGGCGCGTCCCGACCCGCCCGGACGGCCGCTCCGGCGCGTAG
- a CDS encoding D-alanyl-D-alanine carboxypeptidase, with translation MRRLLLLLLLPASAQVPQAASPQAASVQTPALQTPAAPVPPAPAAAVRTRGAQPALHMTREPGLSGPSRAALRDLPAGVRVGVLLREVGGGPVLEAQAADEPFIPASTTKLITAAAVLTERGGADGEWTAELTVPAAQVGRPAVKALTLRGSGDPLLSVDRGPYSLRALAQQARARGLRSVGEVRLDDATLTSAGFASLPLGVPVTALRLADWHDRPPVDAAAARARLGAALIAQLRLAGVTVQSDTPGAAAPFTPYLPPSTADAPTQPAPPVPVGRRPEQGIASVRSGSPFTVLARTLRPSDNLLAEELLATLAHPPGGNGTLRGALARERAFLRQIGVDLGGLRLADGSGLSRESRLSPRTLVTLLTVMHDLPFPTPAAQIAARRAGPGALLPAALYRSRGNAFIEALPQAGTGEAVPAHDGRGGTLALRMRGLNLDVRAKTGTLPGVSALAGYVTGHSGRTLAFAVLMNGPEDTSILTLRAAQDRLVAAMAGAH, from the coding sequence ATGCGCCGCCTGCTGCTCCTCCTGCTGCTCCCGGCCAGCGCGCAGGTCCCGCAGGCCGCCTCCCCGCAGGCTGCCTCCGTGCAGACGCCAGCGCTGCAGACGCCAGCCGCGCCGGTCCCGCCCGCGCCGGCCGCAGCGGTACGGACCCGTGGGGCGCAGCCGGCGCTGCACATGACCCGCGAACCGGGCCTGAGCGGGCCCTCACGCGCCGCGCTGCGGGACCTGCCGGCCGGGGTGCGCGTGGGCGTGCTGCTGCGCGAGGTGGGCGGCGGCCCGGTCCTCGAAGCGCAGGCGGCCGACGAGCCGTTCATTCCGGCCAGCACCACCAAGCTGATCACGGCGGCGGCCGTCCTGACCGAGCGGGGCGGCGCGGACGGCGAATGGACGGCCGAACTGACCGTCCCGGCCGCGCAGGTGGGCCGCCCGGCCGTGAAGGCCCTCACGCTGCGCGGCAGCGGCGACCCGCTGCTCAGCGTGGACCGCGGCCCGTACAGCCTGAGGGCGCTGGCGCAGCAGGCGCGGGCGCGTGGGCTGCGCTCGGTGGGCGAGGTGCGCCTGGACGACGCGACCCTGACCTCCGCGGGTTTCGCGTCCCTGCCGCTGGGCGTCCCCGTGACCGCCCTGCGCCTGGCCGACTGGCATGACCGCCCCCCGGTGGACGCGGCCGCCGCCCGGGCCCGCCTGGGCGCGGCGCTGATCGCGCAGCTACGCCTGGCGGGCGTGACGGTGCAGTCGGACACGCCGGGCGCCGCCGCGCCGTTCACTCCCTACCTGCCGCCCTCCACGGCCGACGCCCCGACCCAACCCGCTCCGCCCGTGCCGGTCGGTCGCCGTCCGGAACAGGGAATCGCCAGTGTCCGCAGCGGCTCACCGTTCACGGTGCTGGCCCGCACGCTGCGTCCCAGCGACAACCTGCTGGCCGAGGAACTGCTCGCCACCCTGGCGCACCCGCCCGGCGGGAACGGCACCCTGCGCGGCGCCCTGGCCCGCGAACGGGCGTTCCTGCGGCAGATCGGCGTGGACCTCGGCGGCCTGCGCCTCGCGGACGGCAGCGGCCTGAGCCGCGAGTCCCGCCTGAGCCCCCGCACGCTGGTTACCCTGCTGACCGTCATGCACGACCTGCCGTTCCCCACACCCGCCGCGCAGATCGCCGCCCGCCGCGCCGGACCGGGCGCGCTGCTGCCCGCCGCGCTGTACCGCAGCCGGGGCAACGCGTTCATCGAGGCGCTCCCGCAGGCCGGAACGGGGGAGGCCGTGCCCGCGCACGACGGCCGCGGCGGCACGCTGGCGCTGCGGATGCGCGGCCTGAACCTGGACGTGCGCGCCAAGACCGGCACGCTGCCCGGCGTCAGCGCCCTGGCCGGGTACGTGACGGGCCACAGCGGCCGCACCCTGGCCTTCGCGGTCCTGATGAACGGCCCCGAGGACACGTCCATCCTGACCCTGCGGGCCGCGCAGGACCGGCTGGTCGCCGCCATGGCCGGCGCCCACTGA
- the rdgB gene encoding RdgB/HAM1 family non-canonical purine NTP pyrophosphatase: MRVVVATGNKGKVREIEEALGGLGWALQDLGGLPLPEETGSTYEENAALKACAAAHMLNLPALADDSGIEVEALGGEPGVYSARYGNVDSDTERNVFLLERLRGQKNRRAKFVSVIILAYPDGHLETYRGELPGTLLEGPRGENGFGYDPLFVPDGDTRTLAEMTVAEKRAISHRGQALAALRAAHHAGLPEREVSQLG; encoded by the coding sequence ATGCGGGTGGTCGTGGCGACCGGGAACAAGGGCAAGGTCCGGGAGATCGAGGAGGCGCTCGGCGGGCTCGGGTGGGCGCTGCAGGACCTGGGCGGCCTGCCCCTGCCCGAGGAGACCGGCTCGACCTACGAGGAGAACGCCGCCCTGAAAGCCTGCGCCGCCGCGCACATGCTGAACCTGCCGGCCCTGGCCGACGACAGCGGCATCGAGGTCGAGGCGCTCGGCGGGGAACCCGGCGTGTACAGCGCCCGCTACGGCAACGTGGACAGCGACACGGAACGCAACGTGTTCCTGCTCGAGCGTCTGCGCGGACAGAAGAACCGCCGCGCGAAGTTCGTGTCCGTGATCATCCTGGCGTACCCGGACGGGCACCTCGAGACGTACCGCGGCGAACTGCCCGGCACGCTCCTCGAGGGGCCGCGCGGCGAGAACGGCTTCGGGTACGACCCGCTGTTCGTGCCGGACGGCGACACCCGCACCCTGGCCGAGATGACCGTCGCCGAGAAACGCGCCATCAGCCACCGCGGACAGGCGCTCGCGGCGCTGCGGGCCGCCCACCACGCCGGCCTGCCGGAACGGGAAGTCAGTCAGCTGGGCTGA
- a CDS encoding sulfurtransferase, whose protein sequence is MEYAKDVLVSTDWVAQNLNKDGIRLIEVDEDILLYDTGHIPGAVKLDWQTDLWHPVERDFITPDKVSELLGRLGIRADDQIILYGDKSNWWASYAYWFLSYSGVKNLKLMNGGRQKWMAEGRETTTDVTPVQPSEYPALTRDDSLRAYRDEVKAHLKAVQDGKGALVDVRSPDEFSGKVTHMANYPQEGVLRGGHIPGARSIPWAKATNEDGTFKSADELKALYEGEGVTADKEVIAYCRIAERSSHSWFVLRELLGYPNVRNYDGSWTEWGNAVGMPIEKTYSES, encoded by the coding sequence ATGGAATACGCAAAAGACGTACTGGTCAGCACCGACTGGGTCGCGCAGAACCTGAACAAGGACGGCATCCGCCTGATCGAGGTCGACGAGGACATCCTGCTGTACGACACCGGCCACATCCCCGGCGCCGTGAAACTCGACTGGCAGACCGACCTGTGGCACCCGGTCGAACGTGACTTCATCACGCCCGACAAGGTCAGCGAACTGCTGGGCCGCCTGGGCATCCGAGCCGACGACCAGATCATCCTGTACGGCGACAAGAGCAACTGGTGGGCCAGCTACGCCTACTGGTTCCTGAGCTACAGCGGCGTGAAGAACCTGAAACTCATGAACGGCGGCCGCCAGAAGTGGATGGCCGAGGGCCGCGAGACCACCACCGACGTCACCCCCGTGCAGCCCAGCGAGTACCCCGCCCTGACCCGCGACGACAGCCTCCGCGCCTACCGCGACGAGGTCAAGGCCCACCTGAAAGCCGTGCAGGACGGCAAGGGCGCCCTGGTCGACGTGCGCAGCCCCGACGAGTTCAGCGGCAAGGTCACGCACATGGCCAACTACCCGCAAGAAGGCGTGCTGCGCGGCGGCCACATTCCCGGCGCGCGCTCCATTCCCTGGGCGAAAGCCACCAACGAGGACGGCACCTTCAAGAGCGCCGACGAACTCAAGGCCCTGTACGAGGGGGAGGGCGTCACCGCCGACAAGGAAGTCATCGCGTACTGCCGCATCGCCGAACGCAGCAGCCACAGCTGGTTCGTGCTGCGCGAACTGCTGGGCTACCCGAACGTGCGCAACTACGACGGCAGCTGGACCGAGTGGGGCAACGCCGTGGGCATGCCCATCGAGAAGACCTACAGCGAAAGCTGA
- a CDS encoding MFS transporter translates to MSTPSLPRPATSTESLDARRTLAGWAITAACLIAFMGIGVVDPILPEIGHQLGATPTQVELLFTTYLGVMAVMTLFAGNIGARLGRRRVALIGLALIAAFALACGLSGSIPALAVFRGGWGLGSALFTPTALVLLLALIGHAERAIMRYEAAIGLGMSMGPLLGGVLGSHSWRYPFFGAAGLMILALIAVATLVRVPETRDPARPISDVFRAYTNPAFLAVGVTGLLYYFGFFLLLGYTPLFLHLNTLGLGLTFFGWGLLLGLGSTRIAGHLLHTRRASHIVLASLLGLTVLFALLGFAPFSVGVKVALVVVSGTLFGLMNATLTTLSVEVGHLPRAVSISAYNFLRWLGAAAAPVSSGLIAEHLGAPVPYAVGAAAVAIAALLVAVMGRRIDTGRATDPHVH, encoded by the coding sequence ATGTCAACCCCTTCGCTTCCTCGCCCTGCCACCAGCACAGAATCGCTGGACGCCCGCCGCACCCTCGCCGGATGGGCCATCACCGCCGCCTGCCTGATCGCCTTCATGGGCATCGGCGTCGTCGACCCGATCCTCCCCGAGATCGGCCACCAGCTCGGCGCGACCCCCACCCAGGTCGAACTGCTGTTCACCACCTACCTGGGCGTCATGGCCGTCATGACCCTGTTCGCCGGGAACATCGGCGCCCGCCTCGGCCGCCGCCGCGTCGCCCTGATCGGCCTCGCCCTGATCGCCGCGTTCGCCCTCGCCTGCGGACTCAGCGGCAGCATCCCCGCGCTGGCCGTCTTCCGGGGCGGGTGGGGCCTGGGCAGCGCCCTGTTCACCCCCACCGCCCTGGTGCTGCTGCTCGCCCTGATCGGCCACGCCGAGCGGGCCATCATGCGCTACGAGGCCGCCATCGGCCTGGGCATGAGCATGGGACCGCTGCTGGGCGGCGTGCTGGGCAGCCACTCGTGGCGCTACCCGTTCTTCGGTGCGGCCGGCCTGATGATCCTCGCCCTGATCGCCGTCGCCACCCTGGTCCGCGTTCCCGAAACCCGCGACCCCGCCCGCCCCATCAGCGACGTGTTCCGCGCGTACACCAACCCCGCCTTCCTCGCCGTGGGCGTCACCGGTCTGCTGTACTACTTCGGGTTCTTCCTGCTGCTGGGCTACACCCCACTGTTCCTGCACCTGAACACCCTGGGCCTGGGCCTGACCTTCTTCGGCTGGGGCCTGCTGCTCGGCCTGGGCAGCACCAGGATCGCCGGACACCTGCTGCACACCCGCCGGGCCAGCCACATCGTCCTGGCCTCCCTGCTCGGCCTGACCGTCCTGTTCGCGCTGCTGGGCTTCGCGCCCTTCTCCGTGGGCGTCAAGGTCGCCCTGGTCGTCGTCAGCGGCACGCTGTTCGGCCTGATGAACGCCACCCTCACCACCCTCAGCGTCGAGGTCGGCCACCTGCCCCGCGCCGTCAGCATCAGCGCGTACAACTTCCTGCGCTGGCTCGGCGCGGCCGCCGCGCCCGTCAGCAGCGGCCTGATCGCCGAACACCTCGGCGCGCCCGTCCCCTACGCCGTCGGGGCCGCCGCCGTCGCCATCGCCGCCCTGCTGGTCGCCGTCATGGGCCGCCGCATCGACACCGGCCGCGCCACCGACCCACACGTTCACTGA
- a CDS encoding 4Fe-4S binding protein, producing MLQGVLARLDDSGNHVPRFTPPRCLLERQAVGGCDACHAACPHDAINVGMLGASIQIDPDLCTGCGICVQVCPTGALEYNLLPTLQSVKDQQSQPGRPAQDASLTCSQSGAGGPSLPCLGRVTPALLSAAGAWNTPLTLIHGACDTCAVGAPDVPARLTRVLEETQRLRAPTGHPAQVTVRAVTPDDAGRALKVSRRGAFGAMFRAAGQQVAQSIPESPLPFVDWSVPEDRTPQEWQWRARTLKPAPPAGVGLHWPAPLVDDTCIDCPVCANVCPTDAITRDLQPDGGVRLLLNLAACTGCMACLRSCPPQAIHAQEAWLPAAFEAPILLRESDSVM from the coding sequence ATGCTGCAAGGTGTTCTGGCCCGCCTGGATGATTCCGGGAATCACGTTCCGCGGTTCACGCCGCCCCGCTGCCTGCTGGAACGGCAGGCGGTCGGCGGCTGCGACGCCTGTCACGCCGCCTGCCCGCACGACGCCATCAACGTCGGAATGCTCGGGGCCAGCATTCAGATCGACCCGGACCTCTGCACCGGCTGCGGGATCTGCGTGCAGGTCTGCCCGACGGGCGCGCTGGAGTACAACCTGCTGCCCACGCTGCAGAGCGTGAAAGACCAGCAGTCCCAGCCGGGCCGCCCGGCGCAGGACGCCAGCCTGACCTGCTCGCAGAGCGGGGCCGGCGGTCCCAGCCTGCCCTGCCTGGGGCGCGTGACCCCGGCGCTGCTCTCGGCGGCCGGCGCGTGGAACACCCCGCTGACCCTGATTCACGGGGCCTGCGATACCTGCGCGGTCGGCGCGCCCGACGTGCCCGCCCGCCTGACGCGGGTGCTGGAGGAAACGCAGCGCCTGCGTGCGCCCACCGGCCACCCCGCGCAGGTCACGGTCCGCGCGGTCACGCCGGACGACGCCGGCCGCGCCCTGAAGGTCTCGCGGCGCGGCGCGTTCGGCGCGATGTTCCGCGCGGCCGGGCAGCAGGTCGCGCAGAGCATCCCGGAAAGTCCGCTGCCGTTCGTGGACTGGAGCGTGCCCGAGGACCGCACGCCGCAGGAATGGCAGTGGCGCGCCCGGACCCTGAAACCCGCCCCGCCCGCCGGGGTGGGCCTGCACTGGCCCGCCCCGCTGGTGGACGATACCTGCATCGACTGCCCGGTGTGCGCGAACGTGTGCCCCACCGACGCCATCACGCGCGACCTGCAGCCCGACGGGGGCGTGCGGCTGCTGCTGAACCTCGCGGCCTGCACGGGGTGCATGGCCTGCCTGCGCTCCTGCCCGCCCCAGGCGATTCACGCGCAGGAGGCGTGGCTGCCCGCCGCCTTCGAGGCGCCCATCCTGCTGCGCGAGAGTGACAGCGTGATGTGA
- a CDS encoding SufE family protein, with protein sequence MSDSAPAPLPEKLQSIVSMFRSAPKALRLQALLEYSKKLPGLPEKYVEHPEFLQPVPECTSPFFLVTERDDAGGVNLYFKVPEEAPTVRGYAGILHEALSGATPDEILSVPDQFYMDMGLTELITPMRLRGMGAILMRLKNDVREHAQA encoded by the coding sequence ATGAGCGACAGCGCCCCCGCCCCCCTGCCCGAGAAGCTCCAGAGCATCGTCAGCATGTTCCGCAGCGCCCCCAAGGCCCTGCGCCTCCAGGCCCTGCTGGAATACAGCAAGAAACTGCCGGGCCTGCCCGAGAAGTACGTCGAGCACCCGGAATTCCTGCAACCCGTCCCGGAATGCACCAGCCCCTTCTTCCTGGTCACCGAACGCGACGACGCGGGCGGCGTGAACCTGTACTTCAAGGTGCCGGAGGAAGCCCCCACCGTGCGCGGCTACGCCGGCATCCTGCACGAGGCCCTCAGCGGCGCCACGCCCGACGAGATCCTGAGCGTCCCCGACCAGTTCTACATGGACATGGGCCTGACCGAACTGATCACCCCCATGCGCCTGCGCGGCATGGGCGCCATCCTGATGCGCCTGAAGAACGACGTGCGCGAACACGCCCAGGCGTAA
- a CDS encoding class I SAM-dependent methyltransferase, whose product MPAPLRVMIGAGEQRWDGWTPAQQTDLDLLEPATFAAYFGDRQADAFLCEHVWEHLTVEEGERAARLVHAYLKPGGRLRVAVPDGNHPDPAYQRVVAVNGPGPAHDHRVLYTLETLTPVFTQAGFDVQPLEWWDAAHAFHGADWDVRDGPIYRSRHLDHRNAAFRAGVGVPGFTSLILDCLRPPDSP is encoded by the coding sequence ATGCCCGCGCCGCTGCGGGTCATGATCGGGGCCGGAGAGCAGCGCTGGGACGGCTGGACACCCGCCCAGCAGACCGACCTTGACCTGCTGGAGCCTGCCACCTTCGCCGCGTACTTCGGGGACCGGCAGGCCGACGCGTTCCTGTGCGAGCACGTCTGGGAGCACCTGACGGTGGAGGAGGGCGAGCGCGCCGCGCGGCTGGTCCACGCGTACCTGAAGCCCGGCGGCCGGCTGCGCGTCGCCGTGCCGGACGGGAATCACCCGGACCCGGCGTACCAGCGGGTGGTCGCCGTGAACGGCCCCGGCCCCGCGCACGACCACCGGGTGCTGTACACGCTGGAGACCCTGACGCCCGTGTTCACGCAGGCGGGTTTCGACGTGCAGCCCCTGGAATGGTGGGACGCTGCCCACGCCTTCCACGGCGCGGACTGGGATGTGCGGGATGGCCCCATCTACCGCAGCCGTCACCTGGATCACCGCAACGCGGCGTTCCGGGCGGGTGTGGGCGTACCGGGATTCACCAGCCTGATCCTCGACTGCCTCCGGCCCCCGGACAGCCCGTGA
- a CDS encoding MerR family transcriptional regulator: MTDPAAPTPPPTPDDTPRHRVGEVAARLGLTLRTLKYYEELGLVTPQRTDSRYRLYSEADVARLERIRRMRALGLSLGTIGATFSQPLELDPDGRQVLTEGALNDLRRDLSGQLDVLSARITTAERELKDARALRRDLQRDLAYVEKRLGGVRVGELLGNSGQEQD, from the coding sequence GTGACCGACCCCGCCGCACCCACCCCGCCACCCACCCCGGACGACACGCCCCGCCACCGCGTGGGCGAGGTCGCCGCCCGCCTGGGCCTGACCCTGCGCACCCTGAAGTACTACGAGGAACTGGGCCTCGTGACCCCGCAGCGCACGGACAGCCGCTACCGCCTGTACAGCGAGGCGGACGTCGCGCGGCTGGAACGCATCCGCCGCATGCGCGCCCTGGGCCTGAGCCTCGGCACCATCGGGGCCACGTTCAGCCAGCCGCTCGAACTCGACCCGGACGGCCGTCAGGTCCTCACCGAAGGAGCCCTGAACGACCTGCGCCGCGACCTCAGCGGACAGCTGGACGTGCTCAGCGCCCGCATCACCACTGCCGAACGCGAACTGAAGGATGCCCGCGCCCTGCGCCGCGACCTTCAACGCGACCTCGCCTACGTCGAGAAACGCCTGGGCGGCGTGCGCGTCGGGGAACTCCTCGGGAACAGCGGACAGGAACAGGATTGA
- a CDS encoding MmcQ/YjbR family DNA-binding protein, whose amino-acid sequence MHSITELRAACAALPHSHETFPFDPTTLVFKVGGAGAKMYALTDVQGDPVTVSLKVTPERGEELRAAFPAITPGYHLNKRHWITVTLDGRVPDGLLHELIVGSHALVVRGMTRAQRTELNL is encoded by the coding sequence ATGCACTCCATCACGGAACTCCGGGCGGCGTGCGCCGCGCTGCCGCACTCGCACGAGACCTTCCCGTTCGACCCGACCACCCTGGTGTTCAAGGTGGGCGGGGCGGGCGCGAAGATGTACGCCCTGACCGACGTGCAGGGCGACCCGGTCACGGTGTCCCTGAAGGTCACGCCGGAACGCGGCGAGGAACTGCGCGCCGCGTTCCCGGCGATCACCCCCGGTTACCACCTGAACAAACGCCACTGGATCACCGTCACCCTGGACGGCCGCGTGCCGGACGGGCTGCTGCACGAACTGATCGTGGGCAGTCACGCGCTCGTCGTGCGTGGCATGACGCGGGCGCAGCGCACAGAGCTGAATCTGTGA
- the rraA gene encoding ribonuclease E activity regulator RraA has protein sequence MTHNPEGPQHLPLADLPTTDLSDLYPDAPVVAPLFREFGGRPRFTGRAVTLRVHENNPLVRETLSTPGEGRVLVVDGGGSLNCALLGGQLGELGERGGWAGVIVNGCVRDTAELQGLNLGIRALAAHPRRSGKQPGGERDVPVTFAGVTIHPGDRISADEDGILILPPDAHDPA, from the coding sequence ATGACCCACAACCCGGAAGGGCCGCAGCACCTGCCGCTGGCCGACCTGCCCACCACCGACCTGAGTGACCTGTATCCGGACGCGCCGGTGGTCGCGCCGCTGTTCCGGGAATTCGGAGGCCGCCCGCGCTTCACGGGCCGGGCCGTCACGCTGCGCGTCCACGAGAACAACCCGCTGGTCCGCGAGACCCTGTCCACCCCCGGCGAGGGCCGCGTACTCGTCGTGGACGGCGGCGGCAGCCTGAACTGCGCGCTGCTGGGCGGGCAACTCGGGGAACTGGGCGAGCGCGGCGGCTGGGCGGGCGTGATCGTGAACGGCTGCGTGCGCGACACCGCCGAACTGCAGGGCCTGAACCTCGGCATCCGCGCGCTGGCCGCCCACCCACGCCGCAGCGGCAAGCAGCCGGGCGGCGAGCGGGACGTGCCCGTCACCTTCGCGGGCGTCACCATCCACCCCGGCGACCGGATCAGCGCCGACGAGGACGGCATCCTGATCCTTCCCCCCGACGCGCACGACCCGGCCTGA
- a CDS encoding metallophosphoesterase → MISSRNRDELPGVRFPALPLLLPLLLSAAPVSPALPGPVRVAILSDFNGPYGSTTYPPALGRSVARIVNDWRPDAVLSAGDVIAGQKASLTDAQVRAMWAAFDRDVRAPLSRAGIPFAFTPGNHDASLPRDRREARRYWQAHPPALTFVDRADFPFRGSFTLGGGTVFVATLDAAGPVVDAGQRAWLAAQLASAPARAAGIRLVVGHLPLAGVSEGKNRAGEVIRDAGPLRQVMQRGQVLAYVSGHHAAYYPAQLGGLNVLASGGIGGRDYVGHPGTARSAVTLLTLHPATGRATFQTVDADTGQSIQASSLPARLDGLGGPLNRVNDFR, encoded by the coding sequence ATGATCTCCTCAAGGAACCGTGATGAACTGCCGGGCGTGCGCTTCCCTGCCCTGCCCCTGCTGCTTCCGCTCCTGCTCTCGGCCGCCCCTGTTTCGCCGGCCCTGCCCGGCCCCGTCCGCGTGGCGATCCTCAGCGATTTCAACGGACCGTACGGCAGCACCACGTACCCGCCGGCGCTGGGCCGCAGCGTGGCACGCATCGTGAACGACTGGCGGCCCGACGCGGTCCTGTCGGCCGGTGACGTGATCGCCGGGCAGAAGGCGTCCCTGACGGACGCGCAGGTGCGGGCCATGTGGGCGGCGTTCGACCGGGACGTGCGCGCGCCGCTGAGCCGCGCCGGGATTCCGTTCGCGTTCACGCCCGGCAACCACGACGCCTCGCTGCCCCGCGACCGCCGCGAGGCGCGCAGGTACTGGCAGGCGCACCCGCCCGCGCTGACGTTCGTGGACCGCGCGGACTTCCCGTTTCGCGGCAGTTTCACGCTGGGGGGCGGGACGGTGTTCGTGGCGACCCTGGACGCGGCGGGGCCGGTCGTGGACGCCGGGCAGCGGGCGTGGCTGGCCGCGCAGCTCGCCTCGGCCCCCGCCCGCGCCGCCGGCATCCGGCTGGTCGTGGGGCACCTGCCGCTCGCGGGCGTCAGTGAGGGCAAGAACCGCGCGGGCGAGGTCATCCGGGACGCCGGGCCCCTGCGGCAGGTCATGCAGCGGGGGCAGGTGCTGGCGTACGTCAGCGGGCATCACGCGGCGTACTACCCCGCACAGCTCGGCGGCCTGAACGTCCTCGCCAGCGGCGGCATCGGCGGGCGCGACTACGTGGGACACCCCGGCACCGCCCGCAGCGCCGTCACCCTGCTGACCCTGCACCCCGCCACGGGCCGAGCGACCTTCCAGACGGTGGACGCGGACACCGGCCAGTCCATTCAGGCCAGCAGCCTGCCCGCCCGCCTGGACGGCCTGGGCGGCCCGCTGAACCGCGTGAACGACTTCCGGTGA